The following are encoded in a window of Candida dubliniensis CD36 chromosome 4, complete sequence genomic DNA:
- a CDS encoding exosome complex exonuclease rrp42 (ec 3.1.13.-) (ribosomal rna processing protein 42) (Similar to S. cerevisiae RRP42;~In S. cerevisiae: encodes a protein involved in rRNA processing; component of the exosome 3->5 exonuclease complex with Rrp4p, Rrp41p, Rrp43p and Dis3p), with protein MVQLSPAEKSYLYDSLTQQPIIRPDLRSIHQYRPLVAKTSFLPGSNGSARVRTEDGSECIVSVKSKVVLISEEEEEKNQSQNLIEVDIDIVGHRDDSNYVANLKFQLTNLLQQNFPFEVLKLTSRYTFKLYIDCIIISHSCYPLSLISLTNYLALKTTRLPLLISDVNDEEIAELPTFSDDWENAKLIQDYHLNDTKEGQPSKFQPPIFITIGVIGKNLIFDPSFEEEQVLENGLIISFYNNKVITPISNTNFAVNSNNSNFKGLDQSLLIQSLALCNKYCPNIIRALDSLIEEDNDDNDGSIF; from the coding sequence ATGGTTCAACTATCACCAGCAGAAAAGTCATATTTATATGATTCATTAACTCaacaaccaataataaGACCTGATTTACgatcaattcatcaatatcgTCCTTTAGTTGCGAAAACTTCATTCTTACCAGGATCTAATGGATCAGCTCGGGTAAGAACTGAAGATGGTAGTGAATGTATTGTAAGTGTCAAATCAAAAGTAGTATTGATTctggaagaagaagaagaaaaaaaccaaTCACAGAATCTAATTGAAGtggatattgatattgtgGGACATCGTGATGATTCAAATTATGTTGCCAATTTAAAATTCCAATTAACCAATTTATTACAACAAAATTTCCCATTTGAAGTTTTAAAATTGACGAGCCGGTATACATTTAAACTATATATTGATTGTATTATAATAAGTCATTCATGTTATCCATTAagtttaatttcattaaccAATTATTTAGCTTTGAAAACTACGAGATTGCCATTATTAATTAGTGAtgttaatgatgaagaaattgctGAATTACCTACATTTAGTGATGACTGGGAAAATGCTAAATTAATACAAgattatcatttaaatgATACCAAAGAGGGGCAACCAAGTAAGTTCCAACCACCAATTTTCATTACTATTGGAGTCATTgggaaaaatttaatttttgatccatcatttgaagaagaacaagttTTAGAAAATGGATTAATTATAAGcttttataataataaagtgATTActccaatttcaaatactAATTTTGCTGttaattccaataattcaaatttcaaaGGATTAGATCAATcattattgattcaatCATTGGCATTATGCAATAAATATTGTCCGAATATTATAAGAGCATTAGATAGTTTaatagaagaagataatgatgataatgacgGTTCTATAttctaa
- a CDS encoding conserved hypothetical protein (possibly fungus-specific), giving the protein MNSNNTEFLQTIINNYYSNSNNNVQTTTLFILSISTLVFIYYYRKISTKKKNPLPGQKSPKKSLYDKSKEYQPLKPTPLVDFQWDQVEPIKSYPFKNAEYKLTMGIRTLDPQDWLLIEPTYKARIETKSKILNNNHPDYPPTKDLRSSTLFATPESTPAIKEFYEIVMNYMCDKYPTCFKKQEDEKMIYNLITKKKYPMHISSSTIDPYELQEFLAENIEEDFIILLKDPTRQTEENGNEYFFKAGVFGFAAGFNPIDRFNTPLSFIHHPIPGYESKLKLSMNRFFNRLSPGQFVTRSNFSIQTHNKFYVDDSNKGYHNSNDGGDGDSGILEPMKFEDLDFENQVHYRSERQVLTKLPQSGAIVFTIRTYLLPLSQVKNEGKEVCDRLIGAIKGFPKDIAHYKRSEEWGEAVIQYLSK; this is encoded by the coding sequence ATGAACTCCAATAATACTGAATTTCTACAaaccatcatcaacaattattactcaaatagtaataataatgtacaaacaacaacattatttatcctttcaatttcaactttAGTATTCATATACTATTACCGGAAGATATCAaccaagaagaagaacccATTACCAGGCCAAAAATctccaaaaaaatcattatatgacaaatcaaaagaatatCAACCTTTAAAACCAACACCATTAGTTGATTTCCAATGGGATCAAGTAGAACCAATAAAATCATATCCTTTCAAGAATGCTGAATATAAGTTAACCATGGGGATTCGTACTTTAGATCCTCAAGATTGGTTATTAATTGAACCCACTTATAAAGCTCGAATTGAAACTAAATCTAAAAttcttaataataatcatccCGATTATCCGCCAACAAAAGATCTAAGatcatcaacattattTGCTACACCAGAATCCACGCCAgcaattaaagaattttatGAAATTGTCATGAACTATATGTGTGATAAATATCCAACTTGTTTTaagaaacaagaagatgaaaaaatgatttataatttgatcACCAAGAAGAAGTATCCAATGCACATCAGTTCTAGTACTATTGATCCTTAtgaattacaagaatttttagctgaaaatattgaagaagatttcattattttattaaaagatCCAACTAGACAAACTGAAGAAAATGGTAATgagtatttttttaaagctGGAGTTTTCGGATTTGCTGCTGGATTTAATCCTATTGATCGATTTAATACTccattatcatttattcATCATCCAATTCCTGGTTatgaatcaaaattgaaactttCGATGAAtagatttttcaatagatTATCACCAGGTCAATTTGTCACCAGActgaatttttcaattcaaactCATAATAAATTTTACGTTGATGATTCCAATAAAGGTTATCATAATTCTAatgatggtggtgatggtgacAGTGGTATTCTTGAACCAATGaaatttgaagatttggattttgaaaatcaagTTCATTATAGAAGTGAAAGACAAGTATTAACAAAATTACCTCAATCAGGAGCAATAGTATTTACAATTAGAACTTATCTTTTACCATTATCTCAGGTTAAAAACGAAGGGAAAGAAGTTTGTGATAGATTAATTGGTGCTATAAAAGGATTTCCTAAAGATATAGCTCATTATAAACGTTCTGAAGAATGGGGGGAAGCAGTTATTCAATACCTATCTAAATAG
- a CDS encoding nuclear pore complex subunit, putative (Similar to S. cerevisiae ASM4;~In S. cerevisiae: encodes nuclear pore complex subunit, part of a subcomplex also containing Nup53p, Nup170p, and Pse1p): protein MSTLFGGQQSTQPSLFNSSFNAASSQQQQQNQQQQQQQQSQQQQSQQQPQQQQPQLFNTQQHQQQQQHPIWLQNQKKRTIPNHLVPKKKQSFQLGTTNNNNKLNSKNKNKNGKNRSNNGNVNGGDSIISNDNDEGQFNLLSFGSKLNRRVTSGSGSGSLLDRNTSIASLFDNSVSDLSRIDDSFIVGGDNTVDDINDDGIGGGDGFGNDLPPKNSMYDLSIGGGRTTRDKNGINSDSKFESFINKDPKSFDSVFNKFQEFTPILDPNNINTNNTNGTSNSGNRYDDDKSNPINSILNGGNSSTRNDLLQNQKHYNSAIIVFGYPEYLSIEIIKFFQSFGRILEKFDTTSITSTNNNNNIKEVLINLANTNNNNNTANKIVPIFSGKHWIKLTFDNPNSALQALQENGNVFNGSIIGVVPYHKSIIEKLENRKIFINDDNDIGLGNLDIPLDKINQIINQQSKLVSNGGAATTPNNFINNNNGSSETVPSATTGGSLYNRLDIKPISKDQIFLKDNINGTTTTNGGDSQKVSNIDGNKTTDNKEKLGVWGNLSKYIFGFHDL from the coding sequence ATGTCCACACTATTTGGAGGTCAGCAACTGACTCAACCTAGTTTGTTTAATAGTTCATTTAATGCGGCATCTTcacagcaacagcaacagaatcaacaacaacagcaacaacagcaatcacaacaacaacaatctcaacaacaacctcagcaacaacagccaCAACTATTCAAtacacaacaacatcaacaacagcagcaacatCCAATCTGGTTACAAAATCAGAAAAAGAGAACAATACCTAATCATTTAGTTcctaaaaagaaacaaagtTTCCAATTAGGCAccactaataataataataaacttaattctaagaataaaaataaaaatggtAAAAATAGATCCAATAATGGCAACGTGAATGGTGGagattcaataatttctaatgataatgatgaaggtcaatttaatttattatcatttggATCAAAGTTGAATCGTCGAGTAActagtggtagtggtagtggaTCATTATTAGATAGAAACACTAGTATTGCAAgtttatttgataattcagTAAGTGATTTATCAAGAATTGATGATAGTTTTATTGTTGGTGGAGATAATActgttgatgatattaatgatgatggtattggtggtggtgatggaTTTGGAAATGATTTACCACCAAAGAATTCAATGTATGATTTGAGTATTGGAGGAGgaagaacaacaagagaTAAAAATGGAATTAATTCTGATAGtaaatttgaatcatttatcaacaaagatcctaaatcatttgatagtgttttcaataaatttcaagaatttACTCCAATTCTTGATCctaataatattaacactaataatactaatggAACTAGTAATAGTGGGAATAgatatgatgatgataaactGAACCCCATTAATTCTATATTAAATGGTGGTAATAGCAGTACCAGGAATGATCTTCTTCAAAATCAGAAACATTATAATCTGGCAATTATTGTATTTGGATATCCagaatatttatcaattgaaatcataaaatttttccaaagttttggaagaattttagaaaaatttgatactACATCAATTACAAGTactaataacaataataatattaaagaagttttaataaatttagcTAACactaataacaacaacaacactgCTAATAAGATTGTTCCTATATTTAGTGGTAAACATTGGATTAAATTAACCTTTGATAATCCCAATTCTGCATTACAAGCATTACAAGAAAATGGTAATGTTTTCAATGGATCAATAATTGGAGTTGTACCTTATCATAAAagtattattgaaaaattagaaaatcggaaaattttcattaatgatgataatgatattggTCTAGGAAATTTAGATATTCCATTAgataaaattaatcaaattattaatcaacaaTCTAAACTTGTTAGTAATGGTGGTGCTGCTACTACCcccaacaatttcatcaataacaacaatggTAGTAGTGAAACCGTACCTAGTGCAACAACCGGCGGATCATTATATAATCGATTAGATATAAAACCAATTTCTAAAGATCagatatttttaaaagataaCATTAACggtactactactaccaatGGTGGAGATTCTCAAAAAGTATCAAATATTGATGGTAATAAAACTACGGATAATAAGGAGAAATTAGGAGTTTGGGGTAATTTATcgaaatatatttttggaTTCCATGATTTATAA
- a CDS encoding conserved hypothetical protein (appears to be a fusion of orf19.5041 and orf19.5042): protein MSRKHIRRQSLVSQIQSFPFDLYLYIHELHASIDWDEYNYIIALPLGIIFITIFSIIQSILNYYHYINKRSQNILFDSDYIHYENLKNDIIYNSGKLQQLQKSANSIGDTEIVDTPFTTTILWGLKLFNWFIIFIGLFNSIKLFTKRKSYGLLYCKLKPKSKNVFKSSIERLSYIIEILAFLLKFFQNEQPEEEEEEPENSFNESSIIMDSTNELIDDNEIWHLNVWNPSKFSLYLFIGLNPINLYIVYYLIGDNNDNTFTGDSSYSITYPSYFYLNVIILICLIMIICYKLVENFSQLINDKQILYQEMFQEYNKKFVNPKVNQLKKDAMIDATMGPHYSISLNDEKPYAFSKSKVFITHDIKGKPITEYGDIDSQILPQQLELEPATSSCSTAINSRLTSRANSVLHYNDNDDGYQDDYDDPRYYDRAFNTSSNWNQNRRYHQQQNPRYSNNNNNRNNENLIMNTPSTYLPQPSRYSTQTPSLNSNLSFNRYDRTPSPTRGSTTTIGRRYSNPINNNSLHSPSTIRSTGTIRSRPTSPNKLSPTRQPRLEFDGIGNTATATTMNNNSNIADQDRFSPFKSPSPIHRGTYHNQSSPNTINPQQLQQSQYNAFGYPNSYRSPSPTRRRPSDSPERPRPGWR from the coding sequence ATGTCTAGGAAGCATATCAGACGACAATCTTTAGTTTCACAAATCCAATCATTCccatttgatttatatttatatatacatGAACTTCATGCATCTATTGATTGGgatgaatataattatatcattGCTTTACCATTAGGTATAATTTTTAtcacaattttttcaatcattcaatcaattttaaattattatcattatataaataaacgATCACAAAATATCTTGTTTGATTCTgattatattcattatgaaaatttgaaaaatgatataatttataattctGGCAAACtacaacaattacaaaaaagTGCTAATTCTATTGGTGATACggaaattgttgatactCCATTTACAACTACTATTTTATGGGgattaaaattattcaattggtttattatatttattggtttatttaatagtattaaattatttactAAAAGGAAAAGTTATGGATTATTATATTGTAaattaaaaccaaaatcGAAAAATGTTTTTAAATCTTCAATAGAAAGATTATcatatattattgaaattttagcatttttattgaaatttttccaaaatgagcaaccagaagaagaagaggaagaaccagaaaatagttttaatgaatcatcaattattatgGATTCAactaatgaattgattgatgataatgaaatttggCATTTAAATGTTTGGAATCCTTCTAAATTTTCCttgtatttatttattggtcttaatccaataaatctttatattgtctattatttaattggtgATAACAATGATAATACATTTACTGGTGATTCGAGTTATAGTATCACATATCCAtcatatttttatttaaatgtgataattttaatatgTTTAATCATGATAATTTGTTATAAACTTGTGGAAAATTTTCtgcaattaattaatgataaacaaattttatATCAAGAAATGTTTcaagaatataataaaaaattcgTTAACCCCAAagttaatcaattgaaaaaagatgCCATGATAGATGCTACTATGGGACCTCATTATCTGATTAGtttaaatgatgaaaaacCTTATGCATTTAGTAAACTGAAAGTATTTATAACTCATGATATTAAAGGTAAACCAATAACTGAATATGGTGATATTGATTCACAAATTTTACCTcaacaattggaattaGAACCGGCAACTTCATCTTGTTCTACAGCAATTAATCTGAGATTAACTAGTAGAGCAAACAGTGTTTTACattataatgataatgatgatggttatcaagatgattatgatgatcCTAGATATTATGATAGAGCATTTAATACTAGTTCTAATTGGAATCAAAATCGTCGTtatcaccaacaacaaaaccCACGttatagtaataataacaacaatagaaataatgaaaacCTAATAATGAATACACCATCAACGTATTTACCTCAACCATCAAGATATTCAACTCAAACACCATCATTAAATAgcaatttatcatttaatcGATATGATAGAACTCCTAGTCCAACTCGGGGTAGCACCACTACTATTGGTCGTCGATACTCAAATCCTATTAATAACAACTCATTACACTcaccatcaacaattaGATCAACAGGAACTATACGTTCAAGACCTACTAGTcctaataaattatcacCAACAAGACAACCACGATTAGAATTTGATGGAATTGGCAAtacagcaacagcaactacaatgaacaacaacagtaatATAGCTGATCAAGATAGATTTTCTCCATTTAAATCACCATCTCCAATACATCGAGGAACTTATCATAATCAATCTTCTCCAAACACTATTAATCcacaacaattacaacaatcACAGTATAATGCATTTGGATATCCAAATTCATATCGATCACCATCTCctacaagaagaagaccCTCAGATTCTCCTGAAAGACCAAGACCTGGATGGAGGTGA
- a CDS encoding tRNA guanosine-2'-O-methyltransferase, putative (Similar to S. cerevisiae TRM3;~In S. cerevisiae: catalyzes the ribose methylation of the guanosine nucleotide at position 18 of tRNAs): protein MSSALLIAKYLGTEKQAELIGNLLVDIQEEPTNNNVEILIELLDGFDLDKYPQFYNQILNISKEKLLIENELEIILKFVYKIPQLKHDILERMIQLLYGYIKEQIYYFNQQLIKLIPISIVDEKIADTAADSITTDELILLFRFLQSLFTKTTGSDTPLNLEIDYLLLLFLGINDKNVSGISSKLLRWRMDSICQKIEGQLIWDIIFTLESTNLEFHKSHAYILWLRYLNTGLIENNTFQTIIQNPDYWMALQQGLISDSHVYRKFSLSILQVSLISINTNLKNDYIVWRMDDKQKYLNEWSRYMTLYEIIAIDTSLNQAEAGQNDITGLISPTSLIPSSWGWCLLSTGLQATLESVRKFTLRLLLSIPLENLYLIKHGLPILERAFLPNLMNASNLNVKITSTNDKLDCEYAYQLKNYICNMVKNLSTDQEFQDITLSILRVLADLKDSYGPSRILVLHGLYDGLNQAKNTKQVLQYGIHDIPLLVLFEKKCEGEIYERYHQTLNLRLLLNFKLDIKSFLSKLNKFTKHNGFELLKENHQLLASYIKDVPIEKFMSNQEFGDCGPEYKALFLGITDKDISSVLEQSKDKDLLLAKLFASGLKTTELEKFDSRLQELVLSNDIEIIQTLSQAEFELSGVIPDNEDISKLWGTITMEIQSNEYRILEECLYKFRLFNQIYKHSTFQFESISTIIDFYKIMLNNSYETSKTSRFFYKLKNEILGEYYSTLNITFEKTANANNSISAIIDVLNPGIAQNKANYNMVNLLYHYLEIAETPDSIYQIVEFLSELWFNLSATRLKLQALPLHLSIIKTFFHSKVVFSGVNVSDMLHKFGLSIIENSKVRRSFLPTLTLCLSNCQIENQKQFESYQWIPELLVKAYLIYQPKAHFFILPIILANIYDNQVAINSNSSIYYEVYGNEEISARINLMAIFNSIKSSNFAQSIYDYIIENQQQFHLFKPLKSTDALEEWTRMQLYSIILSLSDDTLTNIDLDNFLARLATEPSPMVRSYIEWIIALKLTDNETYVDKLLNELLQKINVLKPSVVTSYLKILFLFIQQQQPANKECQLLTKLLYAVIPGCTVSRKMIRHFSLSLIISIHDEIKRKNLPLDPRVLDIVNNMYLNAIESETFTQYRSGDELLWDILKDLTLVNISGGVMLRLSDRTDLDYIKRENFVKYLSQNQINLLKYDIGQDPQIWMVDDDNDHVNKVSMKKPIVTPIKPITSEVSSFLQTKSGAWNTIMDADDDINTTNLRGSEIPRSELIVVSSLVDKPPNLGGICRLCDVLGAGLLTLHDIEVKNHINFKTVAVTADQWMPMIEVKMENIKNYLLDKKREGYTLIGLEQTDKSIELNNDLKFPKKSLILIGKEREGIPGDLLAELDFCVEIKQVGIVRSMNIQTATAIIVHAYSSQHC from the coding sequence ATGAGTTCAGCATTATTGATAGCAAAATATTTGGGTACTGAAAAGCAAGCTGAATTAATAGGGAATTTATTAGTCGACATTCAAGAAGAAcccaccaataataatgtcgaaatattgattgaattattagatgGATTTGATCTTGATAAATATCCCCAgttttataatcaaattttaaatatcTCTAAAGAAAAGcttttaattgaaaatgaattagaaattattttgaaatttgtttataagATTCCTCAATTGAAACATGATATACTAGAAAGaatgattcaattattatatgGATACATCAAagaacaaatttattatttcaatcaacaattgattaaacTTATTCCAATATCTATAGTTGATGAGAAAATTGCTGATACAGCGGCTGATTCAATTACCActgatgaattaattttattgtttcGGTTTTTACAATCATTATTTACTAAAACTACTGGTAGTGATACTCCTTTGAACcttgaaattgattatttgttgttgttatttttgGGTATTAATGACAAAAACGTATCAGGCATTAGCTCCAAGTTATTGCGTTGGAGAATGGATTCAATTTgtcaaaaaattgaaggTCAATTGATTTGGGATATAATATTTACTTTAGAAAGTACTAATCTTGAATTTCATAAAAGTCATGCATATATATTATGGTTAAGATATTTGAACACTGgattaattgaaaacaacACCTTCCAAACAATTATTCAAAACCCCGATTATTGGATGGCATTACAACAAGGATTAATTAGTGATTCTCATGTATATCGCAAGTTTAGTTTATCTATATTACAAGTAtctttaatatcaattaacaCCAACCTCAAAAATGATTATATTGTTTGGAGAATGgatgataaacaaaaatacCTTAATGAATGGTCAAGATATATGACATTATATGAAATTATTGCCATAGATACTTCATTAAATCAAGCAGAAGCAGGTCAGAATGATATCACGGGATTAATCTCACCAACTTCATTGATTCCATCTTCTTGGGGGTGGTGTTTATTATCAACTGGTCTTCAAGCTACTCTTGAATCAGTTAGAAAATTCACTTTAAGACTTCTTTTATCAATCCCATTagaaaatttatatttaataaaacatGGATTACCTATTTTAGAACGGGCATTTTTACCAAATTTAATGAATGCATCTAATTTAAATGTGAAAATAACTTCCactaatgataaattagaTTGTGAATATgcttatcaattgaaaaattatatatGTAATATGgttaaaaatttatcaactgACCAAGAATTTCAAGATATTACTTTATCGATATTAAGAGTATTGGCTGATTTAAAAGATAGTTATGGTCCTTCAAGAATATTGGTTTTACATGGATTATATGATGGATTGAATCAAGCTAAAAATACCAAACAAGTATTACAGTATGGAATTCATGATATTccattattagtattatttgaGAAAAAATGTGAAGGAGAAATATATGAAAGATATCATCAAACACTTAATTTGAGGTTGTTactcaatttcaaattagatatcaaatcatttttatcaaaattgaataaatttacCAAGCATAATGGATTTGAActattaaaagaaaatcatcaattgcTTGCCAGTTATATTAAGGACGTTCCAATAGAGAAATTCATGTCCAACCAAGAATTTGGTGATTGTGGACCAGAATACAAGGCATTGTTTTTAGGTATTACTGATAAAGATATCCTGTCTGTTCTTGAACAATCAAAGGATAAGGACTTGTTGTTGGCCAAATTATTTGCATCTGGACTTAAAACAACTGAATTAGAGAAATTCGATTCAAGATTACAAGAACTTGTTCTACTGAATGATATAGAAATTATACAAACATTAAGTCAAGCTGAGTTTGAATTGTCTGGGGTAATTCCTGACAATGAAGATATTTCCAAATTATGGGGAACCATCACAATGGAAATCCAATCTAATGAATATAGAATCCTTGAGGAATGCCTTTATAAATTTAGActtttcaatcaaatttataagCATTCAACTTTCCAATTTGAAAGCATATCTACAATCATTgatttttataaaattatGTTAAACAACTCCTATGAGACATCGAAAACTTCAAGAttcttttataaattaaaaaatgaaatattagGTGAATATTATAGTACTTTAAATAttacttttgaaaaaaccGCCAACGCCAACAATAGCATCTCAGCTATTATAGATGTTTTAAATCCTGGTATAGCTCAAAATAAAGCCAATTACAATATGGTCAATTtactttatcattatcttgAAATTGCTGAAACCCCTGACTCGATATATCAAATTGTGGAATTTTTAAGTGAATTATGGTTTAATTTATCGGCCACAAGATTGAAATTGCAAGCATTACCATTACATCTCTCTATTATAAAGACATTTTTCCATTCCAAAGTGGTATTCTCTGGTGTGAATGTCAGTGATATGTTACATAAATTTGGtctttcaattattgaaaattctaAAGTTAGAAGAAGTTTCTTACCAACTTTAACTTTATGTTTATCCAATtgtcaaattgaaaatcaaaaacaatttgaatcaTATCAATGGATTCCAGAACTTTTAGTTAAAGCTTATTTGATATATCAACCAAAAGCtcattttttcattctccCAATAATATTAGCCAATATTTATGACAATCAAGTGGCAATCAATTCAAACTCAAGCATTTACTATGAAGTTTATggaaatgaagaaattagtGCTCGAATTAATCTTATGGcgattttcaattcaattaaatcttcCAATTTTGCTCAATCCATTTATgattatataattgaaaatcaacaacaatttcatttatttaaacCATTAAAGAGTACTGATGCATTAGAAGAATGGACTAGAATGcaattatattcaataattttatcattatctgATGATACTTTAActaatattgatttggatAATTTCCTTGCTAGATTAGCCACAGAACCAAGTCCAATGGTTCGTTCTTATATCGAATGGATAATTGCCCTTAAATTAACTGATAATGAAACTTATGTTgacaaattattaaatgaattattgcaaaaaataaatgtcCTAAAACCATCAGTGGTCACTtcatatttgaaaatattgtttttattcattcaacaacaacaacctgCTAATAAAGAATGTCAGTTATTGACCAAACTATTATATGCGGTTATCCCTGGTTGTACAGTATCACGTAAAATGATTAgacatttttcattatcattaataatttctattcatgatgaaattaaaaggAAAAATTTACCCTTAGATCCTCGAGTTCTTgatattgttaataataTGTATTTAAATGCTATTGAATCAGAAACTTTTACTCAATATAGAAGTGgtgatgaattattatgGGATATCCTTAAAGATTTAACTTTGGTCAATATATCTGGTGGAGTTATGTTAAGATTGTCTGATAGAACGGATTTAGATTATATTAAAAGAGAAAATTTTGTTAAATATCTTtctcaaaatcaaattaatttattaaaatatgATATTGGTCAAGATCCTCAAATATGGATGgtagatgatgataatgatcaCGTGAACAAGGTAAGCATGAAGAAGCCAATAGTTACTCCTATTAAACCAATTACTAGTGAAGTGTCATCATTTTTACAAACTAAAAGTGGTGCTTGGAATACAATTATGGatgctgatgatgatattaatacTACTAACTTGAGAGGATCAGAAATCCCTAGAAGCgaattaattgttgtttcttcATTAGTTGACAAACCGCCAAATTTAGGTGGGATATGTCGTTTATGTGACGTTTTAGGAGCAGGATTATTAACATTACATGATATTGAAGTTAAAAATcatattaattttaaaactgTAGCAGTTACTGCAGATCAATGGATGCCTATGATAGAAGTTAAAATggaaaatatcaaaaattatttattagataAAAAACGTGAAGGATATACATTAATTGGATTAGAACAAActgataaatcaattgaattgaataatgatttgaaatttccTAAAAAgtcattaattttaattggtAAAGAACGTGAAGGTATTCCTGGTGATTTATTAGCTGAATTGGATTTTTGTGTGGAAATAAAACAAGTTGGTATTGTTAGATCAATGAATATTCAAACTGCTACAGCAATTATAGTTCATGCTTATTCTTCCCAACATTGCTAA